In a single window of the Bradyrhizobium erythrophlei genome:
- a CDS encoding heme o synthase: MQINRSILLRGSYANIGDYVALTKPRVMSLVVFTALVGLMVAPGGIDPFNGVVALLCIAAGAGAAGALNMWYDADIDAVMARTAMRPIPSGRVARSEALVFGLTLGLCAILALGTLLNMAAAALLAFTIFFYVVVYTMWLKRRTPQNIVIGGAAGALPPVIGWVAAAGNVGLEPLILFLIIFLWTPPHFWALSLNLAGEYARAGVPMLPVVAGRAETKRQILLYSVVLVPTSLIPWALGFAGAIYGAAAAMLGAIMIFLAWQVRRSNDKERRPARRLFVFSMLYLVFLFGVLLIDAAPYAQSH; encoded by the coding sequence ATGCAAATCAACCGTTCAATTCTCCTTCGCGGAAGCTATGCCAACATCGGGGACTATGTCGCGCTGACGAAACCGCGCGTCATGTCGCTGGTCGTCTTTACCGCACTAGTCGGCCTCATGGTCGCACCAGGCGGCATCGATCCCTTTAACGGTGTCGTTGCTCTTCTTTGCATAGCTGCCGGAGCTGGCGCCGCAGGTGCCCTCAATATGTGGTACGACGCCGACATCGATGCGGTGATGGCGCGTACCGCCATGCGTCCAATTCCGAGCGGCCGTGTAGCGCGCTCGGAAGCACTGGTTTTCGGACTGACGCTTGGCCTGTGCGCCATTCTGGCCCTCGGCACTTTGCTGAACATGGCCGCGGCTGCACTGCTTGCTTTCACAATTTTCTTCTATGTCGTGGTCTACACGATGTGGCTCAAACGCCGAACACCGCAAAATATCGTCATTGGCGGTGCGGCTGGCGCACTCCCTCCGGTGATCGGCTGGGTTGCGGCCGCCGGAAATGTCGGGCTCGAACCGCTCATCCTGTTCCTGATCATCTTCCTTTGGACGCCACCCCACTTCTGGGCACTGTCGCTCAATCTTGCCGGAGAATATGCTCGCGCCGGTGTGCCGATGTTGCCGGTCGTAGCCGGCAGGGCCGAAACAAAGCGCCAGATTCTTCTCTATAGCGTTGTTCTGGTTCCGACCTCACTGATACCCTGGGCACTGGGGTTCGCCGGGGCCATCTATGGCGCGGCTGCGGCGATGCTTGGAGCGATCATGATTTTTCTCGCATGGCAGGTACGTCGGAGCAATGACAAGGAAAGGCGGCCTGCTCGTCGCCTGTTCGTGTTTTCGATGCTCTATCTGGTCTTCCTTTTTGGTGTGCTGCTGATAGATGCCGCGCCCTACGCTCAATCCCACTAG
- a CDS encoding cytochrome c oxidase subunit 3, whose amino-acid sequence MSAIILFMAGIAAIAGWWLSQQRLGAKPWLEEGVIADWREERPSSLPPAKIGLGVFLAVVGSLFALFISAYSMRMNMVDWRSLPVPKLLWFNTGVLITSSIALQWAYLAARRNDMDGVIIGICAGGASAVTFLIGQLLAWQQLRVAGYFVASNPANSFFYLITAMHGLHLMGGLVALGRTTARVWRGTEVAQVRLSVELCAIYWHFLLLVWLVLLGLLTGWTDNFVDICRQLLS is encoded by the coding sequence GTGAGCGCCATTATCCTGTTCATGGCTGGAATAGCGGCGATCGCGGGATGGTGGCTCTCGCAGCAACGGCTGGGAGCCAAACCCTGGCTGGAGGAAGGAGTAATCGCCGATTGGCGCGAGGAGCGCCCTTCGTCCCTGCCGCCGGCGAAAATCGGATTGGGCGTGTTTCTCGCGGTCGTCGGCTCGTTGTTCGCACTCTTCATCAGCGCTTACTCCATGCGCATGAACATGGTGGACTGGCGGTCGCTGCCGGTGCCCAAGCTGCTGTGGTTCAACACGGGCGTTCTGATCACGAGCAGTATCGCGCTGCAATGGGCGTACCTGGCCGCGCGCCGGAACGACATGGACGGCGTAATTATCGGCATTTGCGCAGGCGGAGCATCCGCCGTCACATTCCTGATTGGGCAGCTCCTGGCGTGGCAACAGCTGAGGGTCGCGGGGTATTTCGTGGCGTCCAATCCAGCCAATTCGTTCTTCTACCTGATCACCGCGATGCACGGTCTGCATCTGATGGGCGGTCTCGTGGCCCTCGGCAGAACGACCGCCAGGGTGTGGCGCGGCACTGAGGTAGCCCAGGTGCGCCTGAGCGTGGAACTCTGCGCTATCTATTGGCATTTCCTGCTGTTGGTCTGGCTGGTCCTGCTCGGCCTGCTGACGGGCTGGACAGACAATTTCGTCGACATCTGTCGCCAGTTGCTGAGCTAG
- a CDS encoding heme-copper oxidase subunit III family protein, producing MAETALTNPGESPARIAGWRSIAADWSSDQRAFKNVSWGKAMMWIFLLSDTFIFSCFLLSYMTARMSTTVPWPNPSEVFALTIGDKKIPLILIAIMTFILISSSGTMAMAVNFGYRRDRVKTAALMLATAAFGATFVGMQAFEWTKLIMEGVRPWGNPWGAAQFGSSFFMITGFHGTHVTIGVIFLIAIARKVWRGDFDVERRGFFTSRKGHYEIVEITGLYWHFVDLVWVFIFALFYLW from the coding sequence ATGGCAGAAACGGCGCTTACAAACCCGGGAGAATCGCCTGCGCGGATTGCAGGCTGGCGAAGCATCGCCGCCGACTGGTCCTCGGATCAGCGCGCTTTCAAGAATGTCTCCTGGGGCAAGGCCATGATGTGGATCTTCCTCCTCAGCGACACCTTCATATTCAGCTGCTTCCTGCTGTCGTATATGACGGCGCGAATGTCCACGACCGTGCCGTGGCCCAACCCCAGCGAAGTCTTCGCCCTCACGATCGGAGATAAGAAAATCCCGCTCATCCTGATCGCTATCATGACCTTCATCTTGATCAGCAGCAGCGGGACGATGGCGATGGCCGTCAATTTCGGTTATCGCCGCGATCGCGTGAAAACCGCGGCCTTGATGCTGGCCACAGCGGCATTCGGCGCAACGTTCGTCGGAATGCAGGCGTTCGAATGGACCAAGCTGATCATGGAGGGCGTCCGGCCCTGGGGCAACCCCTGGGGCGCGGCCCAGTTTGGTTCAAGTTTCTTCATGATCACCGGCTTCCATGGCACGCACGTGACGATCGGCGTGATTTTCCTGATCGCCATCGCGCGAAAGGTTTGGCGGGGAGATTTCGATGTCGAAAGGCGCGGCTTTTTCACGAGCCGGAAAGGGCATTACGAGATCGTCGAAATCACCGGCCTGTACTGGCACTTCGTCGATCTTGTGTGGGTGTTCATCTTTGCCCTTTTTTATCTCTGGTGA
- a CDS encoding hydroxyacid dehydrogenase — MSVNNKRVFYVKYLPNEIYAEILRARPDVRLDRLENESADEVSAPILAAAHAYQIGAARDELASRFHVGEDLLVRAPNLLIVSSNGAGYDPVDVEACTAAGVLVVNQSGGNAHSVAEHALAMLLTLSKRILEADRALRREANVSRNALMGTEAQGKTIGIVGIGNVGRRIAALCEGLLGMKVLAYDPYLSQAEIAARGGEKVELDDLLRRSDYVSISCPLAKDSRGMIGARQFALMQPHAYFITTARGFIHDEAALVEALRNRQIAGAGLDVWAKEPPPPDHPLLQFDNVIASPHTAGVTTEARMNMGRIAAEQMLEALDGKRPPRMINPEVWPRYAARFERTFGFAPG; from the coding sequence ATGTCCGTCAACAACAAGCGCGTGTTCTACGTCAAATATCTGCCGAACGAGATCTATGCCGAGATCCTGCGGGCACGGCCCGATGTGCGGCTCGACCGGCTCGAGAACGAAAGCGCCGACGAGGTCTCGGCGCCGATTCTGGCCGCGGCGCACGCCTATCAAATCGGCGCGGCGCGCGATGAACTCGCGAGCCGCTTCCACGTCGGCGAAGACCTGCTGGTCCGCGCGCCGAACCTGCTGATCGTCTCCAGCAACGGCGCCGGCTACGATCCCGTCGACGTCGAGGCCTGCACGGCAGCGGGGGTGCTGGTGGTCAACCAGTCCGGCGGCAATGCCCATTCGGTGGCCGAACACGCGCTGGCCATGCTGCTCACGCTGTCGAAACGAATCCTCGAGGCCGACCGCGCGCTGCGCCGCGAGGCGAATGTGAGCCGCAACGCCCTGATGGGCACCGAGGCGCAAGGCAAGACCATCGGCATTGTCGGGATCGGCAATGTCGGCCGCCGTATCGCCGCACTCTGCGAGGGCCTGCTCGGCATGAAGGTGCTGGCCTATGATCCCTATCTTTCGCAGGCTGAAATCGCGGCGCGGGGCGGTGAAAAAGTCGAACTGGACGATCTGTTGCGCCGTTCCGATTACGTCTCGATCTCCTGTCCGCTGGCCAAGGATAGCCGCGGCATGATCGGCGCGCGCCAATTCGCGCTGATGCAGCCGCATGCCTATTTCATCACGACGGCGCGGGGATTTATTCACGACGAAGCCGCGCTGGTCGAGGCGCTGCGCAACAGGCAGATCGCGGGTGCCGGCCTCGACGTCTGGGCCAAGGAACCGCCGCCGCCGGACCATCCGCTATTGCAGTTCGATAACGTGATCGCGAGCCCCCACACGGCGGGAGTCACCACGGAAGCGCGGATGAACATGGGCAGGATCGCCGCCGAGCAGATGCTCGAGGCGCTCGACGGCAAGCGGCCGCCGCGCATGATCAATCCCGAGGTTTGGCCCCGCTACGCCGCGCGCTTCGAGCGGACCTTTGGATTCGCCCCGGGATAG
- a CDS encoding Bug family tripartite tricarboxylate transporter substrate binding protein yields MGSWFRMVAAAVAAFAVGGIAQAQSPFPSKPVHIFVPYAAGGAVDILARTLGDVVSRQWNQSVVIENRPGAGGVLASQALAASAPDGYTLIVVASGHPTNAFLYAKLPYDTFKDFTPISLLASSPNILLVKADSPFRTVADVIAQARAKPGSLSFGHAGNGTSTHLAGELLKNLARIDLNAIPYKGGLPAINDLLGGQIPMSFNNGPESVGQIAAGTVRALAVTTASRTPFLPDVPAMAETVPGYDTEVWWGLLGPAGMPPDLVAKLSHDFVAALNTDAVKERLSKLGASPIGSSPQQFDAKIHSDYEKWGPIIKAAGMKAE; encoded by the coding sequence ATGGGCAGCTGGTTCCGGATGGTTGCCGCAGCGGTGGCGGCGTTTGCTGTCGGCGGTATCGCGCAGGCACAGTCGCCATTTCCATCGAAGCCCGTGCATATTTTCGTGCCCTATGCGGCCGGTGGCGCGGTGGACATCCTCGCCCGGACGCTCGGCGACGTGGTCTCCCGGCAATGGAATCAATCGGTCGTCATTGAAAACCGTCCCGGTGCGGGCGGCGTGCTCGCATCGCAGGCGCTCGCTGCCTCGGCGCCGGACGGATACACCTTGATCGTGGTCGCGAGCGGCCACCCCACCAACGCGTTCCTGTATGCAAAACTTCCCTACGACACCTTCAAGGACTTCACGCCAATTTCGCTGTTGGCGTCATCTCCCAATATCCTGCTGGTGAAAGCGGATTCCCCGTTCAGGACGGTTGCCGACGTGATTGCGCAGGCGCGCGCCAAACCCGGGAGCCTTTCCTTCGGGCACGCCGGCAACGGAACGTCGACACATCTGGCCGGAGAACTCTTGAAGAACCTCGCGAGGATCGATCTCAATGCGATTCCCTACAAGGGAGGCTTGCCTGCGATCAACGATCTCCTCGGCGGGCAGATCCCGATGTCGTTCAACAACGGTCCCGAGTCGGTCGGGCAGATCGCGGCCGGAACGGTCCGAGCGCTCGCCGTCACCACCGCATCGCGGACGCCGTTTCTGCCCGACGTCCCTGCGATGGCCGAGACCGTGCCGGGCTATGACACCGAAGTTTGGTGGGGGCTGCTCGGACCCGCCGGCATGCCGCCCGATCTGGTCGCAAAACTCTCGCATGATTTCGTCGCGGCCTTGAACACGGACGCCGTCAAGGAGCGCCTGAGTAAGCTCGGCGCATCGCCGATCGGCAGTTCGCCGCAGCAATTCGATGCCAAGATTCATTCCGACTACGAGAAATGGGGCCCGATCATCAAGGCCGCCGGCATGAAGGCCGAATGA
- a CDS encoding amidohydrolase family protein, giving the protein MAAPMIRACLPPREVTRPKAPPPPPNACDTHAHVFGPATRFPYAEDRSYTPPDAPLENYLGMLDRIGFARGVLVQGSAHGRDNSAMLDALAQRPDRLRGVAVADADVAPALLREWNRLGVRGLRFNHFFRDGQLHYRGGVPLSVARTLAPEIAELGWHLQLWIDVKDLPETIPALKSLGLPVVIDHMGRTDARAGTGTEGFQSLLRAVGDGWCWAKLSGAHRLSRAAPDYPDARPFHEALVGANPERLVWGGDWPHPRVEGEMPDAGHLFELFQRWTPDQAAQHKILVANPAKLYGFPN; this is encoded by the coding sequence ATGGCAGCACCGATGATTCGGGCCTGCCTGCCGCCGCGAGAGGTCACCCGGCCGAAAGCACCGCCGCCGCCGCCCAACGCCTGCGATACCCACGCCCATGTGTTCGGGCCGGCGACGCGGTTTCCCTATGCCGAGGACCGCAGCTACACGCCGCCGGACGCGCCGCTCGAAAACTATTTGGGCATGCTCGACAGAATAGGCTTTGCCCGCGGCGTGCTGGTGCAGGGCAGCGCGCATGGCCGCGACAATTCAGCCATGCTCGATGCCCTGGCGCAACGGCCGGACCGCTTGCGCGGTGTAGCGGTGGCCGACGCCGACGTCGCGCCGGCTCTCTTGCGCGAATGGAATCGCCTCGGGGTTCGCGGGCTACGCTTCAATCATTTTTTCCGCGACGGGCAATTGCATTATCGCGGCGGCGTGCCGCTATCGGTAGCGCGGACGCTCGCGCCTGAAATCGCCGAACTCGGCTGGCATCTTCAACTCTGGATCGACGTGAAAGATTTGCCGGAGACGATTCCGGCTCTGAAATCGCTGGGCCTGCCGGTCGTGATCGACCACATGGGCCGCACCGATGCCCGCGCGGGCACTGGCACGGAAGGTTTCCAGAGCCTGCTGCGCGCGGTCGGCGACGGCTGGTGCTGGGCCAAGCTCTCCGGCGCCCACCGCCTCAGCCGCGCCGCGCCTGATTATCCCGATGCGCGGCCGTTTCATGAGGCGCTGGTCGGTGCCAATCCGGAACGGCTGGTGTGGGGCGGCGACTGGCCGCATCCGCGCGTCGAGGGCGAGATGCCCGATGCCGGCCATCTGTTCGAATTGTTTCAACGATGGACGCCGGATCAGGCGGCGCAGCACAAAATCCTCGTGGCCAATCCGGCAAAACTCTATGGATTTCCAAACTGA
- the ald gene encoding alanine dehydrogenase: MRVGVPKEIKIHEYRVGLTPGTVREYVAAGHSVVVETKAGEGIGATDDAYRKAGAVIAGTAAEVFATADMIVKVKEPQPREWSQLREGQILFTYLHLAADPEQARGLMASGCTAIAYETVTDEKGGLPLLAPMSEVAGRLAIEAAGSALKRSAGGRGLLLGGVPGVVPARVVVIGGGVVGTHAARMAVGLGAEVTILDRSIPRLRELDELFQGRVRTRFSTIEAVEQEVFAADVVIGAVLVPGASAPKLVTRPMLKSMRQGSVIVDVAIDQGGCFETSHPTTHADPTYQVDGIIHYCVANMPGAVPLTSSQALNNATLPFGLAIARDGFKAVTQNPHLRAGLNVHRGRITNKAVAESLGLSFLPVEEPIAA; the protein is encoded by the coding sequence ATGCGCGTCGGAGTTCCAAAGGAAATCAAAATCCACGAATATCGCGTCGGCCTCACCCCCGGTACCGTGCGAGAATATGTCGCCGCCGGCCACAGCGTCGTCGTCGAGACCAAGGCCGGTGAAGGCATCGGAGCGACCGACGACGCCTACCGCAAGGCCGGCGCCGTTATCGCCGGCACCGCGGCCGAAGTTTTTGCCACTGCCGACATGATCGTGAAGGTCAAGGAGCCCCAGCCCCGCGAATGGTCGCAGCTGCGCGAGGGCCAGATACTCTTCACCTATCTTCATCTGGCGGCCGACCCCGAGCAGGCCAGAGGCCTGATGGCCTCAGGCTGCACCGCGATCGCCTATGAAACGGTCACGGATGAGAAAGGCGGCCTGCCCCTGCTCGCTCCCATGAGTGAGGTCGCCGGACGGCTTGCGATCGAAGCGGCGGGCTCGGCGCTGAAGCGCAGCGCGGGCGGCCGCGGCCTTCTGCTCGGCGGCGTGCCGGGCGTCGTTCCCGCCCGGGTCGTAGTGATCGGCGGCGGGGTCGTCGGCACCCACGCGGCGCGGATGGCGGTCGGGCTCGGTGCGGAAGTCACGATCCTGGACCGGTCGATTCCGAGGCTGCGCGAACTCGACGAACTTTTCCAGGGAAGAGTCCGGACCCGCTTTTCCACGATCGAGGCGGTCGAACAGGAGGTGTTTGCCGCCGACGTCGTGATCGGCGCGGTTCTGGTTCCCGGGGCGAGCGCGCCAAAGCTGGTCACCCGGCCGATGCTGAAGTCCATGCGGCAGGGTTCGGTGATCGTCGATGTCGCGATCGATCAGGGCGGCTGCTTCGAGACCTCGCATCCGACGACGCACGCCGACCCGACCTATCAGGTCGACGGGATCATCCATTACTGCGTGGCGAATATGCCCGGCGCGGTTCCGCTGACGTCGAGCCAGGCCCTCAACAACGCGACACTGCCGTTTGGCCTGGCGATCGCGCGCGACGGCTTCAAGGCCGTGACGCAGAACCCCCATCTGCGGGCGGGCCTGAACGTTCACCGCGGCCGCATAACCAACAAGGCGGTCGCCGAGAGTCTTGGGCTGTCGTTCTTGCCGGTCGAGGAGCCGATCGCCGCGTGA
- a CDS encoding c-type cytochrome: MRSSVLVLGAGIFAIVPGYAQDAASGEKIFVQCKACHQIGENAKNAVGPVLNGLFGRKAGMIEGYSYSTANKNSGITWDEATFREYIRDPRAKIPGTKMTFPGLKDPKQIDDIVAYLKQFDSTGKKGAGIVPAEGKLAKVQ; this comes from the coding sequence ATGCGCAGTTCCGTTCTCGTACTCGGAGCCGGAATCTTCGCAATCGTCCCTGGGTATGCCCAGGATGCGGCTTCGGGCGAGAAGATTTTCGTCCAATGCAAGGCGTGTCACCAAATTGGGGAGAACGCGAAGAACGCAGTTGGCCCGGTGCTCAACGGGCTGTTCGGGCGAAAGGCCGGGATGATCGAAGGCTACAGCTATTCTACCGCGAACAAGAATTCCGGTATCACCTGGGATGAAGCAACCTTCCGCGAATACATTAGGGATCCGCGGGCCAAGATACCTGGTACCAAAATGACTTTTCCAGGCTTGAAAGATCCGAAGCAAATTGACGATATCGTCGCCTACCTCAAACAGTTCGATTCTACGGGAAAGAAGGGGGCCGGGATTGTCCCTGCCGAAGGAAAGCTCGCGAAGGTGCAGTAG
- a CDS encoding GYD domain-containing protein encodes MTTYVMLANWTEQGILKAKESPRRLDAAKKALKEMSGEFKSFYLTMGDYDMVAIFEAPDDAVAARFSLQLGMMGNIRTRTLKAFPEAAYREIINSLG; translated from the coding sequence ATGACCACCTATGTCATGCTTGCAAATTGGACCGAGCAAGGCATTCTGAAGGCGAAGGAATCGCCACGTCGTCTGGACGCGGCGAAGAAAGCTCTCAAAGAGATGAGCGGCGAGTTCAAATCCTTCTACCTGACCATGGGCGACTATGACATGGTCGCGATCTTCGAAGCTCCGGACGACGCTGTTGCGGCGCGTTTCAGCCTGCAGCTGGGCATGATGGGAAACATCCGGACGCGCACGCTGAAAGCGTTTCCCGAAGCAGCTTATCGGGAAATCATCAACTCGCTGGGCTAG
- a CDS encoding Lrp/AsnC family transcriptional regulator, with product MKLDHIDTTILSELALNARASQVELAERVGLSSTAIARRQKVLEEEGFIRGYQAVLDLARFGLSTTVLVRVTLESQNEDALKSFEAAVVDCPSVVRCFLMSGSDDYIVIVLARDIEDFERIHRTELSRLPRVARIQSSFAMREVVNRAVPPVIFGSSRRRVKT from the coding sequence ATGAAGCTCGATCATATCGATACGACCATTCTGTCGGAACTCGCGCTCAACGCCCGCGCGAGCCAGGTCGAACTCGCCGAGCGTGTCGGCCTGTCGAGTACGGCAATCGCCCGCCGGCAGAAGGTGCTGGAGGAAGAGGGATTCATCCGCGGCTATCAGGCCGTTCTCGATCTGGCGCGGTTCGGACTTTCCACCACCGTTCTCGTCAGGGTGACCCTTGAAAGTCAGAACGAAGACGCGCTGAAATCGTTCGAGGCCGCCGTCGTCGATTGTCCATCGGTGGTTCGATGTTTCCTGATGTCGGGAAGCGACGACTACATCGTCATCGTCCTGGCGCGCGATATCGAGGACTTCGAACGTATTCATCGAACCGAGCTGTCGCGGTTGCCGCGGGTGGCGCGGATCCAATCGAGTTTTGCGATGCGCGAGGTCGTGAACCGCGCTGTGCCGCCGGTGATTTTCGGTTCATCGCGCAGGCGTGTGAAGACGTAG
- a CDS encoding cytochrome C oxidase subunit IV family protein: MTNVAVHLEGQQHSLQAHVHDVPASATTHTKGQQHPIKLYLVVWGWLFVLSTCSYLVDYFGLHGYLRWSLILLFMVLKAGLIVAVFMHMAWERLALAYAILLPPVLVLVFVAIMVFESDYTHLLRVIFFAPTA; encoded by the coding sequence ATGACAAACGTCGCAGTACATTTGGAAGGACAGCAACATTCGCTGCAGGCTCACGTGCATGACGTACCCGCATCAGCAACCACGCACACAAAGGGCCAGCAGCATCCGATCAAGCTTTATCTCGTGGTCTGGGGATGGTTGTTCGTTCTCAGCACCTGCTCCTATCTCGTCGACTATTTTGGCCTCCATGGCTATCTCAGATGGTCGCTGATCCTGCTCTTCATGGTGTTGAAGGCTGGTCTGATCGTCGCCGTCTTCATGCACATGGCCTGGGAGCGGCTGGCCTTGGCCTATGCCATCCTGTTGCCGCCGGTGCTGGTGTTGGTATTCGTGGCAATCATGGTGTTCGAATCCGACTACACGCATCTGCTCCGGGTCATATTTTTCGCGCCGACGGCGTAG
- a CDS encoding alpha amylase C-terminal domain-containing protein, protein MLSQDNISSTTRTGAELVTGGASFRFWAPRALAVYLNGIFGDQVYDRQTEDRLLKKDASGYWTGFQIGAQDGDRYRFWVQGEGSSGYKRDPYARELAPDGFPDSFGILREANSFPWHDDGFVTPDFSDMIVYQLHVGTYAIRNVGVCANFLDVARKVPYLADLGINVLQPLPIDEQETSPSMGYGGADLFSPDFPYIAVADLPDYLAAINGLLAARQRTPLALKDISSGPGQLKALVDLCHVYGIAVVFDVVYNHAGGFDVSGQFDDHCLYYGDRVPNKGNNNDSLYFTDQDRGTGGLAFALWNADVSQFLFDNAMYLLREFHADGFRYDEISTLLSTNQGSGWEFCRALTTKLRSFKDRILQNAEFWPREFSDIPATALPVIAPSSTGGLGFDVVQHDYLRSVVRSAVQAASRGADAPVSVSAIAAALYPPTFDHAWRAVTCIENHDLVLTGRSPRIPVLADSSNPRSWYARSRSRVATALLLTAPGIPHLFMGQEFLEQMPWDVLPNGPNLLSWGALVTDRAMGDHLRFTRDLIHLRRNLPALRGDNVHAFYQSDGDRILAYHRWLEGTGQDVIVVASFAETTRQGYDLGFPAAGFWAEVFNSDLYDHWVNPWVAGNGGGIHADEKPLHGFAASASIVIPANSVVVFARGPAN, encoded by the coding sequence ATGCTTTCGCAAGACAACATTTCATCGACAACCCGGACCGGCGCGGAGCTTGTCACCGGCGGGGCATCCTTTCGGTTCTGGGCGCCGCGCGCCCTCGCGGTGTACCTCAACGGTATCTTTGGCGACCAGGTCTACGATCGACAGACCGAAGACCGCCTTCTGAAAAAAGATGCGTCGGGCTATTGGACCGGCTTTCAGATTGGCGCACAGGACGGCGATAGATACCGTTTCTGGGTGCAGGGCGAAGGATCGAGCGGATACAAGCGCGACCCGTACGCCCGCGAACTCGCTCCGGACGGCTTTCCAGACAGCTTCGGCATCCTGCGTGAGGCGAACAGTTTTCCCTGGCACGACGACGGTTTCGTGACGCCCGATTTTTCGGACATGATCGTCTACCAGCTGCACGTGGGCACCTACGCCATTCGCAACGTCGGGGTCTGTGCGAACTTTCTGGATGTCGCGCGCAAGGTTCCCTATCTCGCCGATCTCGGAATCAACGTGCTGCAGCCGCTTCCGATCGACGAGCAGGAGACCAGTCCCTCCATGGGCTATGGCGGCGCGGATTTGTTTTCACCGGACTTTCCCTATATCGCGGTCGCGGATCTGCCCGACTATCTCGCTGCGATCAACGGCTTGTTGGCCGCAAGGCAACGGACCCCGCTTGCGCTCAAGGATATTTCCTCCGGACCGGGACAATTGAAGGCGCTGGTCGACCTCTGCCATGTCTACGGCATCGCGGTGGTCTTCGACGTCGTTTATAACCACGCCGGCGGCTTCGACGTATCCGGGCAATTTGACGATCACTGCCTGTACTACGGGGATCGTGTTCCGAACAAAGGCAATAACAACGACAGCCTCTATTTCACCGATCAGGATCGCGGGACCGGCGGTCTCGCATTCGCGCTGTGGAACGCCGACGTCTCGCAATTTCTGTTCGACAACGCGATGTATCTTCTCCGGGAGTTTCACGCCGACGGGTTTCGCTACGACGAAATCAGCACGCTGCTGTCGACCAACCAGGGCAGCGGCTGGGAATTCTGCCGCGCGCTGACGACGAAACTGCGGAGTTTCAAGGATCGCATCCTGCAGAATGCCGAGTTCTGGCCGCGGGAATTTTCAGACATCCCGGCAACGGCGCTGCCGGTGATCGCTCCTTCAAGCACCGGCGGCCTCGGTTTTGACGTGGTGCAGCACGATTATCTGCGCAGTGTCGTTCGCAGCGCCGTGCAGGCGGCGTCGCGCGGAGCCGACGCCCCGGTCTCCGTATCCGCCATCGCCGCTGCGCTTTATCCGCCCACCTTCGACCACGCGTGGCGAGCCGTCACCTGCATCGAAAACCACGATCTCGTCCTGACGGGACGCAGCCCGCGTATCCCGGTGCTGGCCGATTCCTCCAATCCCCGCTCGTGGTATGCGCGCAGCCGCAGCCGGGTCGCCACCGCGCTGTTGCTGACTGCGCCGGGCATTCCCCACCTCTTCATGGGCCAGGAATTCCTCGAGCAGATGCCCTGGGACGTTCTGCCGAACGGTCCGAACCTGTTGTCGTGGGGGGCTCTCGTTACCGATCGGGCGATGGGCGATCATCTGCGCTTCACGCGCGACCTGATCCATCTGCGGCGAAACCTGCCCGCGCTGCGAGGCGACAACGTCCACGCATTCTACCAGTCGGACGGCGATCGCATCCTCGCCTATCACCGCTGGCTCGAGGGCACCGGACAAGACGTCATCGTCGTCGCGTCTTTCGCGGAAACTACGCGGCAGGGGTACGATCTCGGTTTCCCCGCCGCGGGATTTTGGGCGGAAGTGTTCAACAGCGACCTCTACGACCATTGGGTCAATCCATGGGTAGCTGGAAACGGGGGAGGCATCCATGCGGACGAGAAGCCCTTGCACGGCTTCGCAGCTTCCGCCTCGATTGTCATTCCGGCCAATAGCGTTGTGGTTTTTGCCCGAGGTCCGGCGAACTAG